A window from Deinococcus koreensis encodes these proteins:
- a CDS encoding DUF11 domain-containing protein — MTPPLSRKARLARSAALTLALTGNLALAQTVAPTVRPAPALDSAAPGGSDAAQTPRLTSLGQRLSWVVGDQTLDLHVARAGRVTLELYSPGFDPQDYRSADSYGDERYGGADPETTFTLLAADGAVLAERRYPAGAHDWQGLIDQILSAGHYRLAVSTSGLGKNSFAVRLAADEASLSAARMNVNVRSAEWMPALELDAQAGQTLRLYDGDGPAELEARLRDDQGGVIPLAVSGPLAWADWTLPAGGHFRVELRQPAGARQYSNTVGFELVQGTGRLPILLARADTLGTLRLRAEGLTGETLQVRVGGQTVNLSAVSELRLPAGRYPLSVGALPGTTLQAPAEVEVRRGEVSEAPVVARREALALRLERVDGGGQALPDRTVCLNDTVTLRATALGTGRADLKVELPAGLEAMGPTEVISESRADAPAELLVQARATQAGPQPVSARVGGARATLSLNTLSGTGALDLSREPLGEVQPGQTFRVGLTVLNTGDVPADYRLTDDPGELLEALEPTVFAGTLAPGESRALSYRAHVRPDASALSGELRAVLSGQCGPEVSLDSDLKVGVLTTAPDVANVAAPPFPAPVPAAPAPTAQRHSTVRISVQTPASAQSLLVAQQLPAGATYLAGSSRLSGTGAGNETALAEPTVGPSGTLYWTLDGTAPLTGVLSYELSHTGPLVATAAPALLALYPQGRTQLLSGTLDTADRAAARPLGSAGPRENAGQIRLPLNGTVYRDRDQVTVVVEGPADQPLETRLNGELLPDTLIGRRSVDSQSGLARVEYVGVRLSAGENVLGAGLSRIRLVLAGTTSAVLVQPLQMVADGVTPIQLRVRAVDERGVSTALPFVTLRSVPEPTVADANPREAGYQLRLVDGEGVLTLPPQTTPGTVSVETDLGDGAPQRHRLALTPGRARVGVGLLSVTVGPVDPFSSTPSPFGVSVTGRASLETPLGRGRLVVAADSSGLPTSRDTTPGYPLYGDRSSEQTMLQGQDPVAFQYDHPDFTLAYRQGAVPIQTVTVPVSPTALSVVSRPGDAPFPVTASAFATLLPLNSREELITPDGTRLIRLRGGGIAPDSETVEVLTTDFITHAVSARRLARGADYVLDAVDGLLSLATPLSRIDRELNTVQLRVAYRLDGDGERVLAGGAELRAGSGPLSGSVALVQLPGQLTAAARVNYDTQPFHATLLTAYSGGLLLDATARATLGSTTGTFGLHHQSAGYAGLNAGGAGTYANAALSTALTDSLRATASADYRAAAEGAGQDPGGSLAAGLVYSNRPFTVGAGLRAALGNRSGLSATALLGYHAAPIDLEVSHDQPLSGGALPTTTFSARLALGGGVAAVARDEVRWGQGHRASVGLESRRGATNYAAAYELPTADGAGNRARFGADTTLSLNPRTGLALSGAYLYSLGQGQGELNTSATLRYQSDSASASASADFSVKDGVLRTVLRGGAALSLNDTLTVNADALSEFGPLRGDRFSVGAALRNSEWQGLATLRYSSGSLADGAPSLLGQTDLEYHQPDYALRAGLAARARLNDASSLTWQPSLGATYYPTPRLGLGARLQASLQPGTGINRYGLGLEGSVRALPGAWITLGYNVLGFDSVTSAMTRPGAYLRLDLVLDEQPNTSGK; from the coding sequence ATGACCCCCCCCCTGTCCCGTAAGGCCCGGCTGGCCCGCTCCGCGGCGCTGACCCTGGCCCTGACCGGAAACCTGGCCCTGGCCCAGACCGTGGCCCCCACAGTGCGGCCGGCCCCCGCCCTGGACAGCGCCGCGCCCGGTGGCTCCGACGCGGCCCAGACCCCCCGGCTGACCAGCCTGGGCCAGCGCCTGAGCTGGGTCGTGGGTGACCAGACCCTGGATCTGCACGTGGCGCGCGCCGGACGGGTCACGCTGGAGCTGTACAGCCCCGGCTTCGATCCGCAGGACTACCGCAGCGCCGACAGTTACGGCGACGAGCGCTACGGCGGCGCCGACCCCGAGACCACCTTCACGCTGCTGGCCGCAGACGGCGCCGTGCTGGCCGAACGCCGCTATCCGGCCGGCGCGCACGACTGGCAGGGGCTGATCGACCAGATCCTGAGTGCCGGCCACTACCGTCTGGCGGTCAGCACCAGCGGCCTGGGCAAGAACAGCTTCGCCGTGCGGCTGGCCGCCGACGAGGCCTCGCTGAGCGCTGCACGGATGAACGTCAACGTGCGCTCGGCCGAGTGGATGCCCGCCCTGGAGCTGGACGCGCAGGCCGGTCAGACCCTGCGCCTCTACGACGGCGACGGCCCCGCCGAACTCGAGGCCCGGCTGCGTGACGACCAGGGCGGGGTCATTCCGCTCGCGGTCAGCGGGCCGCTGGCCTGGGCCGACTGGACCCTGCCCGCTGGCGGCCACTTCCGGGTGGAGCTGCGCCAGCCCGCCGGGGCGCGGCAGTACAGCAACACCGTGGGCTTCGAACTCGTGCAGGGCACCGGCCGCCTGCCGATCCTGCTGGCCCGCGCCGACACGCTGGGCACCCTCAGGCTGCGCGCCGAGGGCCTGACGGGCGAGACCCTCCAGGTGCGGGTGGGCGGGCAGACGGTGAACCTGAGCGCCGTGAGCGAGCTGCGTCTGCCCGCCGGCCGCTACCCGCTGAGCGTGGGCGCCCTGCCCGGAACGACCCTTCAGGCGCCGGCCGAGGTCGAGGTGCGCCGGGGCGAGGTGAGCGAGGCGCCCGTCGTCGCCCGGCGCGAGGCCCTGGCCCTGCGCCTGGAGCGCGTGGACGGGGGCGGTCAGGCGCTGCCGGACCGCACGGTCTGCCTGAACGACACCGTGACGCTGCGGGCGACGGCGCTCGGCACTGGCAGGGCCGACCTGAAGGTGGAGCTGCCCGCCGGCCTGGAGGCCATGGGCCCCACCGAGGTCATCAGCGAGAGCCGCGCCGACGCTCCCGCCGAGCTGCTGGTGCAGGCCCGCGCCACCCAGGCTGGCCCCCAGCCGGTGAGCGCCCGGGTCGGCGGCGCCCGCGCCACACTGAGCCTGAACACCCTGTCGGGCACCGGCGCCCTCGATCTGAGCCGTGAGCCGCTGGGCGAGGTGCAGCCCGGCCAGACCTTCCGTGTGGGCCTGACCGTCCTCAATACCGGCGACGTGCCGGCCGACTACCGCCTCACCGACGATCCCGGAGAGCTGCTGGAAGCCCTGGAACCCACGGTCTTCGCGGGCACCCTGGCTCCCGGCGAGTCCCGCGCCCTGAGCTACCGCGCCCACGTCCGGCCGGACGCGTCGGCCCTCAGCGGCGAGCTGCGGGCGGTGCTGAGCGGCCAGTGCGGCCCCGAGGTGAGCCTGGACAGCGACCTGAAGGTGGGCGTGCTCACCACCGCGCCGGACGTGGCGAACGTGGCGGCCCCGCCGTTCCCCGCGCCCGTCCCCGCCGCGCCCGCCCCCACGGCCCAGCGCCACTCGACCGTGCGGATCAGCGTACAGACGCCGGCCAGCGCGCAGTCCCTGCTGGTGGCCCAGCAGCTTCCGGCCGGCGCCACCTACCTGGCCGGCAGCAGCCGCCTCTCGGGGACGGGCGCGGGGAACGAGACCGCCCTCGCGGAGCCCACCGTCGGCCCCTCGGGAACGCTCTACTGGACGCTGGACGGAACCGCGCCCCTGACCGGCGTCCTGAGCTACGAACTGAGCCACACCGGCCCCCTGGTGGCCACGGCTGCCCCCGCCCTGCTGGCGCTCTACCCCCAGGGCCGCACGCAGCTGCTGAGCGGCACGCTCGACACGGCCGACCGCGCGGCGGCGCGTCCCCTGGGCTCGGCCGGCCCGCGGGAAAATGCCGGCCAGATCAGGCTGCCCCTGAACGGCACGGTCTACCGTGACCGCGATCAGGTGACGGTGGTCGTGGAGGGGCCGGCGGATCAGCCCCTGGAGACCCGCCTGAACGGCGAGCTGCTCCCCGACACCCTGATCGGCCGGCGCAGCGTGGATTCCCAGAGCGGGCTGGCGCGCGTCGAGTATGTGGGCGTGCGCCTGAGCGCCGGCGAGAACGTACTGGGTGCGGGCCTATCCAGGATCCGGCTGGTGCTGGCCGGTACGACCAGCGCGGTGCTCGTGCAGCCCCTGCAGATGGTCGCCGACGGCGTGACGCCGATCCAGCTGCGGGTGCGGGCCGTGGACGAGCGCGGGGTGAGCACGGCGCTGCCCTTCGTCACCCTGCGGAGCGTTCCCGAGCCCACCGTTGCGGACGCCAACCCGCGCGAGGCCGGCTACCAGCTGCGCCTCGTCGACGGCGAGGGCGTGCTGACCCTGCCGCCCCAGACCACCCCGGGCACCGTGAGTGTCGAGACCGACCTGGGCGACGGCGCCCCCCAGCGCCACCGGCTGGCCCTGACGCCCGGCCGCGCCCGGGTGGGCGTGGGGCTGCTGAGCGTGACCGTGGGGCCTGTAGATCCGTTCTCCAGCACGCCCAGCCCCTTCGGCGTGAGCGTGACCGGCCGGGCCAGCCTGGAGACCCCGCTGGGCCGGGGCCGGCTGGTGGTGGCCGCCGACTCCAGCGGCCTGCCCACCAGCCGCGACACCACGCCCGGCTACCCGCTGTACGGCGACCGCAGCAGCGAACAGACCATGTTGCAGGGCCAGGATCCCGTGGCCTTCCAGTACGACCACCCGGACTTCACGCTGGCGTACCGCCAGGGGGCCGTGCCCATCCAGACCGTGACGGTGCCGGTCTCGCCCACCGCCCTGAGCGTGGTCAGCCGTCCCGGCGACGCGCCCTTCCCGGTCACGGCGAGTGCTTTCGCCACCCTGCTGCCGCTGAACAGCCGCGAGGAGCTGATCACGCCCGACGGCACCCGTCTGATCCGGCTGCGGGGCGGCGGCATCGCGCCCGACAGCGAGACGGTCGAGGTGCTGACCACCGACTTCATCACCCACGCGGTCAGCGCGCGGCGCCTGGCGCGCGGCGCGGACTACGTGCTGGACGCCGTGGACGGCCTGCTGAGCCTGGCGACCCCGCTGAGCCGCATCGACCGCGAGCTGAACACCGTGCAGCTGCGCGTGGCCTACCGCCTGGACGGCGACGGCGAGCGCGTGCTGGCCGGCGGCGCCGAGCTGCGCGCCGGTTCCGGCCCGCTGAGCGGCAGCGTGGCCCTCGTGCAGCTGCCCGGCCAGCTCACCGCCGCCGCGCGGGTGAACTACGACACCCAGCCCTTCCACGCCACCCTGCTCACGGCCTACAGCGGGGGCCTGCTGCTCGACGCCACGGCCCGCGCCACGCTGGGGAGCACCACGGGCACCTTCGGCCTTCACCACCAGAGCGCCGGTTACGCCGGACTGAACGCCGGCGGCGCCGGCACCTACGCCAACGCGGCCCTGAGCACCGCGCTCACGGACTCGCTGCGGGCCACCGCCAGCGCGGACTACCGGGCTGCCGCCGAGGGGGCGGGGCAGGATCCGGGCGGCTCACTGGCCGCCGGGCTGGTCTACTCGAACAGACCCTTCACGGTCGGGGCCGGCCTGCGCGCCGCGCTGGGGAACCGCAGCGGCCTGAGCGCCACGGCCCTGCTGGGGTACCACGCCGCGCCCATCGATCTGGAGGTCAGCCACGATCAGCCCCTGAGCGGGGGCGCGCTGCCCACCACCACCTTCAGCGCCCGCCTGGCCCTGGGGGGCGGCGTGGCGGCGGTCGCCCGCGACGAGGTGCGCTGGGGCCAGGGCCACCGTGCCAGCGTGGGCCTGGAGTCCAGACGGGGCGCGACCAACTACGCCGCCGCCTACGAACTGCCCACCGCCGACGGCGCCGGCAACCGCGCCCGCTTCGGTGCCGACACCACCCTGAGCCTGAACCCGCGCACGGGCCTCGCCCTGAGCGGCGCCTACCTGTACTCGCTGGGCCAGGGTCAGGGTGAGCTCAACACCAGCGCCACCCTGCGCTACCAGTCGGACAGCGCCAGCGCCTCGGCCAGCGCCGACTTCTCGGTCAAGGATGGAGTGCTGAGGACGGTGCTGCGCGGCGGCGCCGCCCTGAGCCTGAATGACACGCTGACGGTGAACGCCGACGCCCTGAGCGAGTTCGGCCCGCTGCGCGGCGACCGCTTCTCGGTGGGGGCCGCCCTGCGAAACAGCGAGTGGCAGGGCCTGGCCACGCTGCGCTACAGCTCGGGCAGCCTGGCCGACGGCGCCCCCAGCCTGCTGGGCCAGACCGATCTGGAATACCATCAGCCCGATTACGCCCTGCGCGCCGGTCTGGCCGCCCGTGCCCGCCTGAACGACGCCTCCAGCCTGACCTGGCAGCCCAGCCTGGGCGCCACCTACTACCCCACCCCCCGGCTGGGCCTGGGCGCCCGGCTTCAGGCCAGCCTGCAACCGGGCACCGGCATCAACCGCTACGGCCTGGGCCTGGAGGGCAGCGTCCGGGCCCTGCCCGGCGCCTGGATCACCCTGGGCTACAACGTCCTGGGCTTCGACTCCGTGACCAGCGCCATGACCCGCCCCGGCGCCTACCTCAGGCTCGACCTCGTGCTCGACGAGCAGCCCAACACGTCAGGGAAGTAA
- a CDS encoding beta strand repeat-containing protein, producing the protein MTGHSDLPRSVWHVLLACLLLVSLSWGSAADRVFSRRYPPFPGPGLNAAGNIAIIGNSSMTCPTAAAGCTAAQTAAPSAAAAATLNNNGYTMTYINQGGAPGNGTINASQSTLSIPGAYTVKWAGLYWGGDSANAARGSIKFSRPGSVPYRTLTATTLDIATTVNKYQGFLDVTSEIIAGGNGSYTVADIQSSLTTDKYAGWSLVVVYTEPTEKPRNLAVFDGLVSVSGAAVNITVSPFTTPPTGPVNARVGIVAYEGDRGTIGDVLKMNSTDGTTTTTLATMSDAAHLATNFFDSGISLSGSDTAITRTPSYANNFGYDIALLDVLNPGLNTGNAVIKNNANSATLNLTTSGDVYVPGVVTTAIEIYAPSVTNNLTKTVVDLNGGGLEPGDVLEYSISAGNTGQDGTNNLILTDPLPAGITFVPGSLSVASGANAGAKTDVTGDDQADYSAATRTLTFRLGVGANATTGGNLAPAATTSVKFRATVDLSTPRGTSISNKGSVTFTSQTLGDAFSGDSTVASVVVARPDLSLTKTHAGSFTVGQPGSFTFTVNNAGPGKAVGPTTITDVLPAGLSLPNGPVTLGGANAADWSCGSASNTVTCTSPAPLALGASSTFTLNGVVVGAAASPSVVNTASVSTTDETATANNGASDTVTVLAPDLTITKSHTGNFAQTQTGATYTLTARNTGTSVTTAAVTVTDTLPTGLTATAISGTGWTCTLGTLSCTRSDALAAGLSYPVITVTVNVAASAPTSVINTAAVSGGGEAVTTNNAASDPTTITVTPPDLTLSKTHTGSFVVDTPGSFAFTVNNIAAGTAIGTITITDTLPTGLTLPNGAVTLTGANAANWSCTSASNVVTCTSTVNILGGGSSTFNLTGIVVGAAALPSVTNSASVSNPGESVTGNNSTSDVVSVLGSDLTITKTHVGNFMQSQVGATYTLTATNSGTGPTSGIVTVVDTLPTRLNATAISGAGWTCTLGTLTCTRSDVLAAGASYPPITLTVDVANNAQASRINTATVSGGGQTNTANDTASDPTTITAAASDLTLSKSHSGSFTQGQTGATYTLTATNGGLLATSAAVTVTDTLPSGLSATAISGTGWTCTLGTLSCMRSDTLAAGASYPAITVTVDVAANAASSVTNTASVSGGGQTNTANDTASDPTTIAAGGTPDLTLTKTHTGSFAQTQTGATYTLTARNSGTAPTSGTVTVTDTLPSGLSATAISGTGWTCTLGTLSCTRSDALAAGASYPAITLTVDVAATAPTSLTNTATVSGGGELTTTNNGASDPTTVTVTPPDLTLSKSHTGSFTVGQPGSFTFTVNNVAAGTAVNTLTLTDTLPAGLTLPNGALSLTGANAANWSCTSASNVVTCTSSVSLPGGASSTFTLSGVVVGSAALPSVTNTATVSTTGEAVTTNNAASDVVTVLVSDLTVTKTHSGTFFQGQTGATYTITATNGGTAPTSGAVTVTDTLPAGLTATAISGTGWTCTLGTLSCTRSDALAAGASYPVLTVTVSVAATAPTSLTNTATVSGGAQGNTANDSVGDPTTVEPRFTISGTVYNDASANGQRDTGEAGLPGVTLTLRDGGGAVLRTTSSGAGGSYSFPLLTAGTYSVTETQPAGFVSTSPDTVNLTLTAGDVQNVNFGEYAGVKITGQVFRDDGWGGSAPQANDARQNGTEAGIGGFTVTASNGGGVVASAVTDGAGRYTLFLPSSAGSVTVLAAPTSVYTATGVNDGATVLHLATSISDPLASRGSLNVATAAGSTLGLHFGLVPQLALTPDSAQSVGSPGSVVYRQRLSPGTPGTLTLNVAPTNATFSYALWHDVDGNGVIDPTTDTLLGTGGTLSLTSTSPRKPDGTLADLQLLLSVSAPAGVASGLTDPARLTVTQVFANLSPLIRTASVTDTTTTGSGGLKLTKFVRNVTAGTGFSPTSAEGQTGDTLEYCIDYQNLGTSLLQTAVLTDPVPFFTAALDDYAVGAGIRHVPGILAVAGATSTPGSAVDNLTSAADADAGTLTPRLLTVRLGDLGGGGRGTVCYRVSVQ; encoded by the coding sequence ATGACTGGACACTCCGACCTTCCGCGCTCCGTCTGGCACGTGCTGCTCGCCTGCCTTCTGCTCGTTTCCCTGTCCTGGGGCAGCGCGGCCGACCGGGTCTTTTCGCGCCGCTACCCGCCGTTCCCCGGCCCCGGCCTGAACGCCGCCGGCAACATCGCCATCATCGGCAACTCGTCGATGACCTGCCCAACCGCAGCGGCGGGATGTACGGCTGCCCAGACGGCGGCCCCGTCCGCTGCGGCCGCCGCGACGCTGAACAACAACGGCTACACCATGACCTATATCAACCAGGGCGGCGCGCCGGGCAACGGAACGATCAATGCCAGCCAGTCAACCCTGAGCATCCCGGGCGCTTACACCGTGAAGTGGGCAGGTCTGTACTGGGGGGGCGACTCAGCCAACGCAGCACGGGGCAGCATCAAGTTCTCGCGGCCCGGATCTGTCCCCTACCGTACCCTGACCGCCACCACCCTGGACATCGCCACCACGGTCAACAAGTACCAGGGCTTCCTGGACGTGACGTCGGAGATCATTGCCGGTGGAAACGGCAGCTACACGGTGGCCGATATCCAGTCCAGTCTGACGACCGACAAGTACGCGGGCTGGTCGCTGGTCGTGGTGTACACCGAGCCCACCGAGAAGCCGCGCAACCTGGCGGTGTTCGACGGTTTGGTCTCGGTGAGCGGTGCGGCAGTCAACATCACGGTGTCACCGTTCACGACGCCTCCCACGGGCCCGGTCAACGCGCGGGTCGGCATCGTGGCCTACGAGGGCGACCGGGGCACCATCGGCGACGTGCTCAAGATGAACTCCACCGACGGCACCACCACGACCACCCTGGCGACCATGAGCGATGCCGCCCATCTGGCGACCAACTTCTTCGACTCCGGCATCTCGCTGTCTGGCAGCGACACGGCCATCACCCGCACTCCCAGCTACGCCAACAACTTCGGCTACGATATTGCCCTGCTGGACGTGCTGAATCCAGGGCTCAACACCGGAAACGCAGTTATCAAGAACAACGCCAATAGTGCGACGTTGAACCTCACCACCTCAGGCGACGTGTACGTGCCCGGCGTGGTGACCACGGCCATCGAGATCTACGCCCCCAGCGTCACCAACAACCTGACCAAGACGGTGGTCGACCTGAACGGCGGCGGTCTCGAGCCGGGCGACGTGCTGGAATACTCCATTTCGGCCGGCAATACTGGCCAGGACGGCACCAACAACCTGATCCTGACCGATCCCCTGCCCGCCGGGATCACCTTCGTGCCCGGCAGCCTCTCGGTCGCCAGCGGGGCCAATGCCGGCGCCAAGACCGACGTCACGGGCGACGACCAGGCAGACTATTCCGCGGCGACACGAACGCTCACCTTCAGGCTGGGGGTGGGAGCCAATGCTACCACCGGCGGCAACCTGGCGCCCGCCGCGACCACCAGCGTCAAGTTCAGGGCCACGGTCGACCTGAGCACCCCACGCGGCACGTCCATCAGCAACAAGGGCAGCGTGACCTTCACGTCCCAGACGCTGGGCGACGCCTTCAGCGGTGACTCGACCGTCGCCAGCGTCGTGGTGGCCCGCCCCGATCTGAGCCTGACCAAGACCCATGCGGGCAGTTTCACGGTGGGGCAGCCCGGCAGCTTCACCTTCACCGTGAACAATGCCGGGCCGGGCAAGGCCGTGGGCCCGACCACGATCACCGACGTGCTGCCCGCCGGCCTGTCGCTGCCCAACGGCCCTGTCACCCTGGGCGGAGCCAACGCCGCCGACTGGTCGTGTGGCTCGGCCAGCAACACCGTGACCTGCACCAGCCCGGCACCGCTGGCTCTGGGCGCCAGCAGCACCTTCACCCTGAACGGAGTGGTGGTTGGCGCAGCGGCCTCCCCCAGCGTGGTCAACACCGCCAGCGTCAGCACGACCGACGAGACGGCCACCGCCAACAACGGTGCCAGTGACACGGTCACGGTGCTGGCCCCGGATCTGACGATCACCAAGAGCCACACGGGCAACTTCGCCCAGACCCAGACGGGCGCCACTTACACGCTGACGGCCAGGAATACGGGCACCTCGGTAACCACGGCCGCCGTGACCGTCACCGACACCCTGCCCACGGGCCTGACCGCCACCGCCATCAGCGGCACCGGCTGGACATGCACCCTGGGCACCCTGAGCTGCACGAGGTCAGACGCTCTGGCGGCCGGATTGAGCTACCCGGTGATCACGGTCACGGTCAATGTGGCAGCCAGCGCCCCCACGAGCGTGATCAACACGGCGGCGGTCAGCGGCGGTGGCGAGGCGGTCACCACCAACAACGCGGCCAGCGATCCCACGACCATCACCGTCACGCCCCCCGATCTGACGCTCAGCAAAACACATACCGGCAGCTTCGTGGTGGACACGCCCGGCAGCTTCGCCTTCACGGTGAACAACATCGCGGCAGGCACGGCCATCGGCACCATCACCATCACAGATACGCTGCCGACCGGCCTGACCCTGCCCAACGGCGCAGTGACCCTGACCGGCGCCAATGCCGCCAACTGGTCATGTACCTCTGCCAGCAACGTCGTGACCTGCACGAGCACGGTCAATATCCTGGGGGGAGGCAGCAGCACGTTCAACCTGACCGGCATCGTGGTGGGCGCCGCCGCGCTGCCCAGCGTGACCAACTCCGCCAGCGTCAGCAACCCTGGCGAGAGCGTAACAGGCAACAACTCGACTTCAGATGTCGTCAGTGTGCTTGGCTCTGATCTGACCATCACCAAGACTCACGTGGGCAACTTCATGCAGAGCCAGGTCGGCGCGACCTATACCCTCACGGCGACGAACAGCGGCACCGGCCCGACCAGCGGCATAGTCACGGTGGTCGACACCCTGCCCACGCGCCTGAACGCCACCGCCATCAGCGGTGCGGGCTGGACGTGCACTCTGGGCACGCTCACCTGCACGCGCAGTGACGTCCTGGCGGCGGGAGCAAGCTACCCCCCGATTACCCTGACCGTCGACGTGGCGAACAACGCCCAGGCCAGCAGGATCAACACGGCGACCGTCAGCGGCGGGGGTCAGACCAACACCGCCAACGACACGGCCAGCGACCCGACCACCATCACGGCGGCGGCGTCCGATCTGACCCTCAGCAAGAGCCACAGCGGCAGCTTTACCCAGGGACAGACTGGAGCGACCTACACGCTCACGGCGACCAACGGCGGCCTCCTCGCCACCAGCGCCGCAGTCACCGTCACCGACACGCTTCCGAGCGGCCTGAGCGCCACTGCCATCAGTGGCACGGGCTGGACGTGTACCCTCGGCACGCTGAGCTGTATGCGGTCAGACACGCTGGCCGCTGGAGCGAGCTACCCGGCCATCACCGTGACGGTGGACGTGGCTGCAAATGCGGCGAGCAGCGTCACCAATACGGCCTCGGTCAGCGGGGGCGGCCAGACGAACACCGCGAACGACACGGCGAGCGATCCCACGACCATCGCCGCAGGCGGCACGCCCGACCTGACGCTGACCAAGACGCACACGGGCAGCTTCGCCCAGACGCAGACCGGCGCCACCTATACGCTGACAGCGAGGAACAGCGGCACGGCGCCGACCAGCGGCACGGTCACGGTCACGGACACGCTGCCCAGCGGCCTGAGCGCTACCGCCATCAGCGGGACGGGCTGGACATGCACCCTCGGCACGTTGAGCTGCACGAGGTCAGACGCTCTGGCCGCCGGGGCGAGCTACCCCGCGATCACGCTGACCGTGGATGTTGCGGCCACTGCCCCGACCAGCCTCACCAACACGGCCACGGTCAGCGGGGGCGGCGAGCTCACCACGACCAACAACGGGGCGAGCGACCCGACGACCGTCACGGTCACGCCCCCCGACCTGACGCTCTCGAAGAGTCATACCGGCAGCTTCACGGTCGGGCAACCCGGCAGCTTCACCTTCACGGTCAACAACGTGGCGGCGGGCACGGCTGTCAATACCCTCACCCTGACCGACACCCTGCCGGCCGGACTTACACTGCCCAACGGAGCGCTCAGCCTGACGGGCGCCAACGCGGCGAACTGGTCGTGCACCTCGGCCAGCAACGTCGTGACCTGCACGAGCAGCGTGAGCCTCCCCGGTGGGGCCAGCAGCACATTCACCCTGAGCGGCGTCGTCGTCGGCTCGGCGGCGCTGCCCAGCGTGACCAACACGGCCACGGTCAGCACCACGGGAGAGGCGGTCACGACGAACAACGCCGCCTCGGACGTGGTGACTGTGCTCGTCTCCGACCTGACGGTCACGAAGACCCACAGCGGAACCTTCTTCCAGGGGCAGACCGGCGCCACCTATACCATTACAGCGACGAACGGCGGCACGGCGCCCACCAGCGGAGCGGTCACGGTCACCGACACGCTGCCGGCCGGCCTCACGGCGACGGCGATCAGTGGCACGGGCTGGACATGTACCCTCGGCACGCTGAGCTGCACCCGTTCCGACGCTCTGGCCGCTGGAGCGAGCTACCCGGTGCTTACCGTCACGGTGAGCGTCGCGGCCACTGCCCCCACCAGTCTCACCAACACCGCCACGGTCAGCGGCGGCGCCCAGGGGAACACCGCCAACGACTCGGTCGGCGACCCGACCACCGTCGAACCGCGCTTCACCATTTCAGGCACCGTCTATAACGATGCCAGCGCCAACGGCCAGCGGGACACGGGCGAGGCTGGACTCCCCGGCGTCACCCTGACCCTGCGTGATGGCGGCGGCGCGGTGCTCCGAACCACGTCCAGCGGCGCGGGCGGCAGCTACAGCTTCCCGCTGCTGACCGCAGGCACTTACAGCGTGACCGAGACCCAGCCTGCGGGCTTCGTCAGCACCAGCCCGGACACCGTGAATCTGACCCTGACGGCGGGAGACGTCCAGAACGTGAACTTCGGGGAGTACGCGGGCGTGAAGATCACGGGTCAGGTCTTCAGGGACGACGGCTGGGGCGGGAGCGCCCCTCAGGCGAACGACGCCCGTCAGAACGGCACCGAGGCGGGGATCGGCGGCTTCACCGTCACCGCCAGCAACGGCGGCGGCGTGGTGGCGAGCGCGGTCACGGACGGGGCCGGGCGCTACACGCTGTTCCTGCCGTCCTCGGCGGGCAGCGTGACCGTGCTGGCCGCCCCGACCTCCGTCTACACGGCCACGGGAGTCAACGACGGCGCGACGGTGCTGCATCTGGCAACCTCGATCAGCGACCCGCTGGCCTCACGGGGCAGCCTGAATGTGGCGACGGCGGCGGGTTCCACACTTGGCCTCCACTTCGGGCTGGTGCCGCAGCTCGCCCTGACCCCGGACTCCGCGCAGTCGGTGGGCAGCCCCGGCAGCGTGGTCTACCGCCAGCGCCTGAGCCCCGGCACGCCCGGCACCCTGACCCTGAATGTCGCCCCCACGAACGCCACCTTCAGCTACGCGTTGTGGCACGACGTGGACGGCAACGGCGTGATCGACCCCACCACCGACACCCTGCTGGGCACGGGCGGCACCCTGAGTCTGACCAGCACCTCGCCCCGCAAGCCCGACGGCACCCTGGCCGACCTTCAGCTGCTGCTGTCCGTGAGCGCGCCGGCCGGCGTGGCCTCCGGACTGACCGACCCGGCCAGACTCACGGTGACCCAGGTGTTCGCCAACCTCTCTCCCCTGATCCGCACCGCCAGCGTGACCGACACGACCACGACCGGATCGGGCGGCCTGAAGCTCACGAAATTCGTGCGCAACGTGACGGCCGGCACGGGGTTCAGCCCGACCAGCGCCGAGGGGCAGACCGGCGACACGCTGGAATACTGCATCGACTACCAGAATCTGGGCACCAGCCTGCTGCAGACGGCCGTCCTGACCGATCCGGTGCCGTTCTTCACGGCGGCCCTGGATGACTACGCCGTGGGGGCGGGCATCCGACACGTGCCGGGCATCCTGGCCGTGGCGGGCGCCACCAGCACGCCCGGGAGCGCCGTCGACAACCTCACGAGCGCGGCCGACGCCGACGCCGGCACGCTGACGCCGCGCCTGCTGACCGTGCGGCTCGGAGACCTGGGAGGCGGTGGCCGCGGCACCGTCTGTTACCGGGTCAGCGTGCAGTAA